A single Natrinema pellirubrum DSM 15624 DNA region contains:
- the pan1 gene encoding proteasome-activating nucleotidase Pan1, whose translation MSDTVDDVDLPYDEDEASQQEKIQALEERLEILEAQNEEMRDKLLDANAENNKYQQKLERLTHENKKLKQSPLFVATVQEVTEEGVIIKQHGNNQEALTEVTDEMRDDLEPDARVAVNNSLSIVKPLSNETDVRARVMEVTESPEVSYEDIGGLEEQMQEVRETVEMPLEKPEMFDDVGIDPPSGVLLYGPPGTGKTMLAKAVANQTDATFIKMAGSELVHKFIGEGAKLVRDLFDVAREHEPAVIFIDEIDAIAAKRTESKTSGDAEVQRTMMQLLSEMDGFEERGEIRIIAATNRFDMLDRAILRPGRFDRLIEVPKPNAEGREIIFEIHTRGMNVADDVEFAELAEEADNASGADIKAVCTEAGMFAIRDDRTEIRMEDFRNAWDKVQAESDETEDVSKTFA comes from the coding sequence ATGAGCGACACCGTGGACGACGTCGACCTCCCATACGACGAGGACGAGGCGTCCCAACAGGAGAAAATCCAGGCGCTCGAGGAACGGCTGGAGATCCTCGAGGCGCAAAACGAGGAGATGCGCGACAAACTCCTCGACGCCAACGCCGAGAACAACAAGTACCAGCAGAAACTCGAGCGGCTCACACACGAGAACAAGAAGCTCAAGCAGTCCCCGCTGTTCGTCGCCACCGTGCAGGAAGTCACGGAGGAGGGCGTCATCATCAAACAGCACGGGAACAACCAGGAGGCCCTGACCGAGGTCACCGACGAGATGCGCGACGATCTCGAACCCGACGCCCGGGTCGCGGTCAACAACTCGCTGTCGATCGTCAAGCCCCTCTCGAACGAGACCGACGTCCGCGCCCGTGTGATGGAAGTCACCGAGAGCCCCGAGGTCAGCTATGAGGACATCGGCGGGCTCGAGGAGCAGATGCAGGAGGTCCGCGAGACCGTCGAGATGCCCCTCGAGAAGCCCGAGATGTTCGACGACGTGGGCATCGATCCGCCGAGCGGCGTTTTACTCTACGGGCCGCCGGGGACGGGGAAGACGATGCTCGCGAAGGCCGTCGCCAACCAGACCGACGCCACCTTCATCAAGATGGCCGGCTCGGAACTGGTCCACAAGTTCATCGGCGAGGGCGCGAAGCTGGTTCGAGACCTCTTCGACGTCGCCCGCGAACACGAACCCGCAGTTATCTTCATCGACGAGATCGACGCCATCGCGGCAAAGCGAACGGAGTCGAAGACCTCCGGCGACGCCGAGGTCCAGCGGACGATGATGCAACTACTCAGCGAGATGGACGGCTTCGAGGAGCGAGGCGAGATCCGGATCATCGCCGCGACCAACCGCTTCGACATGCTCGACCGCGCCATCCTCCGGCCCGGTCGGTTTGACCGCCTGATCGAGGTACCAAAGCCCAACGCCGAGGGTCGCGAGATCATCTTCGAGATCCACACCCGTGGGATGAACGTCGCCGACGACGTCGAATTCGCCGAACTGGCCGAAGAGGCCGACAACGCCTCCGGTGCCGACATCAAAGCCGTCTGTACCGAGGCCGGCATGTTCGCCATCCGCGACGACCGCACCGAGATCCGGATGGAGGACTTCCGCAACGCCTGGGACAAGGTTCAGGCCGAGTCCGACGAGACCGAGGACGTCTCGAAGACCTTCGCCTGA
- a CDS encoding MarR family transcriptional regulator, translated as MSASEPLRQETNERGTWDDVRDLPPSAKLVAKVLEYNDTMTQQQLADETLLPSRTVRYALNRLDEENVIDSRFSFSDARKRLYSLDIQS; from the coding sequence ATGAGTGCTTCAGAGCCGCTTCGACAGGAGACCAACGAGCGTGGAACGTGGGATGACGTCCGAGACCTGCCCCCGAGTGCGAAACTCGTCGCGAAGGTCCTCGAGTACAACGACACGATGACTCAGCAACAGCTCGCCGACGAGACGCTGTTGCCCTCGCGGACGGTTCGGTACGCCCTGAACCGACTCGATGAGGAGAACGTCATCGACTCGCGCTTTTCGTTCTCCGACGCCCGCAAGCGGCTGTACAGCCTCGACATTCAGTCGTAG
- a CDS encoding polyprenyl synthetase family protein has translation MRETLADWRPAIDDAIAELVPREIDADYLESYFGSPTYAYDPKGIQQALATPLWDLLDRGGKRWRAVLFLVFMEGFGEDPAEYLPYACIPEILHNGTIIVDDVEDGATIRRGEPALHRVYGRDIALNAGNAMYFLPLKIITNDPADLPADRQLAAYEMLMEELNRTHLGQGMDICWHNEREVRIGTEEYLEMCACKTGCLGRIVARLAAIIADQPSEVEAAVAKYAELTAVAFQIGDDILDVENSLGRAGDFGKAFGNDIREGKKTLMVIHAIEASDPERADRLQTILAADDTTDDDVSEALEIIADAGSIEYARDRALELAAQARAEIDGLGFDDETTRKLEEFTEFVIERDE, from the coding sequence TCACCGACCTACGCGTACGATCCCAAGGGTATCCAGCAAGCCCTCGCGACACCGTTGTGGGACCTGCTCGACCGTGGCGGCAAACGCTGGCGGGCGGTCCTCTTTCTCGTCTTCATGGAGGGGTTCGGGGAGGATCCCGCCGAGTATCTCCCCTACGCCTGCATTCCGGAGATCCTGCACAACGGGACGATTATCGTCGACGATGTCGAGGACGGGGCCACGATCCGTCGTGGAGAGCCAGCGCTCCACCGCGTCTACGGCCGCGACATCGCGCTCAACGCCGGCAACGCGATGTACTTCCTGCCGCTGAAGATCATCACGAACGACCCGGCCGACCTCCCGGCCGACCGGCAACTCGCCGCCTACGAGATGCTCATGGAGGAACTCAACCGGACGCATCTCGGGCAGGGCATGGACATCTGCTGGCACAACGAGCGCGAGGTCCGAATCGGTACCGAGGAATACCTCGAGATGTGCGCGTGCAAGACCGGCTGTCTCGGGCGGATCGTCGCGCGACTGGCCGCGATCATCGCCGACCAGCCCTCCGAAGTCGAGGCGGCGGTCGCGAAGTACGCGGAACTGACCGCGGTCGCCTTCCAGATCGGCGACGACATCTTGGACGTCGAGAACTCGCTGGGGCGGGCCGGCGACTTCGGCAAGGCGTTCGGCAACGATATCCGCGAGGGCAAGAAGACGCTCATGGTCATTCACGCGATCGAAGCGAGCGATCCCGAACGCGCCGACCGACTCCAGACGATTCTGGCGGCCGACGACACCACCGACGACGACGTCAGTGAGGCCCTCGAGATCATCGCCGACGCCGGCAGCATCGAGTACGCTCGCGATCGCGCCCTCGAACTGGCGGCGCAGGCCCGTGCCGAGATCGACGGTCTCGGCTTCGACGACGAAACGACCCGCAAGCTCGAGGAATTCACCGAGTTCGTCATCGAACGCGACGAGTGA